The Ostrinia nubilalis chromosome 17, ilOstNubi1.1, whole genome shotgun sequence genome contains a region encoding:
- the LOC135079654 gene encoding SUMO-activating enzyme subunit 1 translates to MVENNEVELSEAEAEQYDRQIRLWGLESQKRLRASKVLIIGLSGLGAEIAKNIILSGVKSVCLLDNEKLKEIDLYSQFLAPPDKVGENKAEASLQRARALNPMVDVTSETKAVDDLPDEYFTTFDIVCATGLKQEQLERINNACRDSNKKFLCGDVWGMYGYMFADLVDHEYSEEIVQHKAVKRGPDDSEKSARETVSITVKRRAIYVPLQNALSADWSKPELRSRLRRGDPSYFVLKILLRFRDEYNRNPDPAKRKADTEILLKMRNELVKELNLPVGFVSDALLADVFGIVAGAAAVVGGVIGQEVVKAVSQREPPHNNMFFFNPVKCVGFVELYGQ, encoded by the coding sequence CGAAGTTGAACTCTCCGAAGCAGAGGCAGAACAGTACGATCGTCAAATTCGACTATGGGGCCTAGAATCCCAAAAAAGGCTACGTGCCTCAAAAGTGTTGATCATCGGTTTGTCGGGTCTTGGTGCTGAAATAGCAAAAAACATTATTCTGTCTGGCGTGAAGAGCGTTTGTTTACTGGACAATGAAAAGCTGAAAGAAATAGATTTGTATTCTCAGTTTTTGGCACCTCCGGATAAGGTGGGTGAAAACAAGGCAGAAGCTTCGTTACAACGAGCACGGGCATTGAACCCCATGGTAGATGTCACCTCCGAAACTAAAGCCGTTGATGATTTGCCTGATGAATATTTCACCACATTTGATATAGTATGCGCTACTGGATTGAAGCAGGAACAGTTGGAACGTATAAACAACGCTTGTCGCGACAGTAATAAGAAGTTCCTCTGCGGTGATGTTTGGGGTATGTACGGTTACATGTTCGCCGATCTGGTTGATCACGAGTATTCTGAAGAAATAGTACAACACAAAGCTGTTAAACGTGGACCTGATGACAGTGAAAAAAGTGCGCGTGAGACCGTCAGTATTACAGTGAAACGTCGAGCGATTTATGTACCCCTGCAAAACGCGCTTTCAGCAGACTGGTCAAAGCCAGAATTGCGCTCGCGGCTACGTCGTGGAGATCCCTCATACTTCGTCCTCAAGATCCTTCTACGCTTCCGGGATGAATACAACCGTAACCCTGATCCAGCTAAGAGAAAAGCAGATACCGAGATTCTTTTGAAAATGAGAAATGAATTGGTGAAGGAGTTAAATCTCCCTGTTGGGTTTGTAAGTGATGCTCTCCTGGCAGATGTGTTTGGTATTGTGGCCGGTGCAGCTGCCGTTGTAGGGGGTGTGATAGGCCAGGAGGTCGTGAAAGCTGTGAGCCAACGAGAGCCCCCTCATAACAACATGTTCTTTTTTAACCCAGTCAAATGTGTTGGCTTTGTAGAACTTTATGGTCAGTGA
- the LOC135079865 gene encoding (Lyso)-N-acylphosphatidylethanolamine lipase isoform X4, whose amino-acid sequence MASDLNIETTGSSWTGGWFSWTRQSDEMLRNIEKKILSCLKTAYKRFYVDIGSVVGQSDKIWTISLNDESPATPLVMLHGMGAGVALWCPNLDALAATRPVYAIDLLGFGRSSRPKFASDAAKVEAQWVESVEEWRREVNLGQVILLGHSLGGYIATAYAMKYPERVRHLILADPWGFPEKPSNVYEKYQVPLWIRAVATAVQPLNPLWAVRAAGPAGKWLVSKTRPDLSRKYVNYVRDAEVVIPEYIYQCNSQTPSGESAFHSLMHSFGWAKNPMVKRLDKLDPALPITVLYGSRSWVDNSSGQVLSENRPGSSTYVQVINGAGHHVYLDKPELFNKFVLEACVRADERKDKPPAAIQAGEAPATEAGDSATATTPAS is encoded by the exons ATGGCAAGTGATTTGAATATCGAGACTACTGGATCCAG TTGGACGGGTGGGTGGTTCAGCTGGACTCGTCAGTCAGATGAGATGCTACGGAAcattgaaaagaaaatattatcat GTCTGAAAACAGCGTACAAGCGTTTCTACGTGGACATCGGGTCTGTAGTGGGGCAGAGCGACAAGATATGGACGATCTCCCTGAACGACGAGTCGCCCGCGACGCCACTGGTTATGCTGCACGGCATGGGAGCAGGAGTCGCGCTCTGGTGCCCTAACCTGGACGCACTCGCGGCTACGAGGCCCGTCTACGCCATCGATTTGCTGG GTTTCGGCCGTAGCTCGCGGCCCAAGTTCGCATCAGACGCGGCGAAGGTGGAAGCGCAGTGGGTGGAGTCGGTGGAGGAGTGGCGGCGCGAGGTCAACCTCGGGCAGGTCATCCTGCTGGGCCACAGCCTCGGCGGATACATCGCCACGGCCTACGCTATGAAGTACCCGGAGAG AGTCCGCCATTTAATCCTGGCCGACCCCTGGGGCTTCCCTGAAAAACCATCCAACGTATACGAGAAATACCAAGTCCCCTTATGGATACGCGCCGTGGCCACCGCTGTGCAACCTCTTAACCCGCTGTGGGCAGTTCGCGCCGCCGGGCCAGCTGGCAAGTGGCTGGTCAGCAAGACTCGTCCAGACTTGTCCAGGAAATACGTCAACTATGTGCGAGATGCCGAAGTCGTTATACCAGAGTACATCTATCAGTGCAACTCGCAGACACCCAG CGGAGAAAGCGCGTTCCACAGCTTGATGCACAGTTTCGGCTGGGCGAAGAACCCGATGGTGAAGCGTTTAGACAAGCTGGATCCAGCGCTTCCCATCACGGTGCTGTACGGCTCGCGCTCCTGGGTCGACAACAGTTCTGGCCAGGTGCTCAGCGAGAACAGACCCGGCTCTAGCACCTACGTGCAG GTGATTAACGGAGCAGGCCACCACGTGTACCTGGACAAGCCGGAGCTCTTCAACAAGTTCGTCCTTGAGGCGTGTGTTCGCGCAGACGAGCGCAAAGATAAGCCCCCAGCTGCCATTCAGGCCGGCGAAGCGCCCGCCACGGAAGCGGGAGACTCCGCCACCGCGACCACCCCCGCCTCTTGA
- the LOC135079865 gene encoding (Lyso)-N-acylphosphatidylethanolamine lipase isoform X1, giving the protein MPRFHEPCSYIWTKLVLPLICHLIITILSVVSRTWIGSILSIIWNWTGGWFSWTRQSDEMLRNIEKKILSCLKTAYKRFYVDIGSVVGQSDKIWTISLNDESPATPLVMLHGMGAGVALWCPNLDALAATRPVYAIDLLGFGRSSRPKFASDAAKVEAQWVESVEEWRREVNLGQVILLGHSLGGYIATAYAMKYPERVRHLILADPWGFPEKPSNVYEKYQVPLWIRAVATAVQPLNPLWAVRAAGPAGKWLVSKTRPDLSRKYVNYVRDAEVVIPEYIYQCNSQTPSGESAFHSLMHSFGWAKNPMVKRLDKLDPALPITVLYGSRSWVDNSSGQVLSENRPGSSTYVQVINGAGHHVYLDKPELFNKFVLEACVRADERKDKPPAAIQAGEAPATEAGDSATATTPAS; this is encoded by the exons ATGCCAAGGTTTCATGAGCCATGTTCTTATATTTGGACTAAGCTTGTCTTACCTCTCATTTGCCATCTCATTATCACCATCTTAAG TGTAGTAAGCCGAACATGGATTGGAAGTATCTTATCCATTATATGGAA TTGGACGGGTGGGTGGTTCAGCTGGACTCGTCAGTCAGATGAGATGCTACGGAAcattgaaaagaaaatattatcat GTCTGAAAACAGCGTACAAGCGTTTCTACGTGGACATCGGGTCTGTAGTGGGGCAGAGCGACAAGATATGGACGATCTCCCTGAACGACGAGTCGCCCGCGACGCCACTGGTTATGCTGCACGGCATGGGAGCAGGAGTCGCGCTCTGGTGCCCTAACCTGGACGCACTCGCGGCTACGAGGCCCGTCTACGCCATCGATTTGCTGG GTTTCGGCCGTAGCTCGCGGCCCAAGTTCGCATCAGACGCGGCGAAGGTGGAAGCGCAGTGGGTGGAGTCGGTGGAGGAGTGGCGGCGCGAGGTCAACCTCGGGCAGGTCATCCTGCTGGGCCACAGCCTCGGCGGATACATCGCCACGGCCTACGCTATGAAGTACCCGGAGAG AGTCCGCCATTTAATCCTGGCCGACCCCTGGGGCTTCCCTGAAAAACCATCCAACGTATACGAGAAATACCAAGTCCCCTTATGGATACGCGCCGTGGCCACCGCTGTGCAACCTCTTAACCCGCTGTGGGCAGTTCGCGCCGCCGGGCCAGCTGGCAAGTGGCTGGTCAGCAAGACTCGTCCAGACTTGTCCAGGAAATACGTCAACTATGTGCGAGATGCCGAAGTCGTTATACCAGAGTACATCTATCAGTGCAACTCGCAGACACCCAG CGGAGAAAGCGCGTTCCACAGCTTGATGCACAGTTTCGGCTGGGCGAAGAACCCGATGGTGAAGCGTTTAGACAAGCTGGATCCAGCGCTTCCCATCACGGTGCTGTACGGCTCGCGCTCCTGGGTCGACAACAGTTCTGGCCAGGTGCTCAGCGAGAACAGACCCGGCTCTAGCACCTACGTGCAG GTGATTAACGGAGCAGGCCACCACGTGTACCTGGACAAGCCGGAGCTCTTCAACAAGTTCGTCCTTGAGGCGTGTGTTCGCGCAGACGAGCGCAAAGATAAGCCCCCAGCTGCCATTCAGGCCGGCGAAGCGCCCGCCACGGAAGCGGGAGACTCCGCCACCGCGACCACCCCCGCCTCTTGA
- the LOC135079865 gene encoding (Lyso)-N-acylphosphatidylethanolamine lipase isoform X2, protein MPRFHEPCSYIWTKLVLPLICHLIITILSWTGGWFSWTRQSDEMLRNIEKKILSCLKTAYKRFYVDIGSVVGQSDKIWTISLNDESPATPLVMLHGMGAGVALWCPNLDALAATRPVYAIDLLGFGRSSRPKFASDAAKVEAQWVESVEEWRREVNLGQVILLGHSLGGYIATAYAMKYPERVRHLILADPWGFPEKPSNVYEKYQVPLWIRAVATAVQPLNPLWAVRAAGPAGKWLVSKTRPDLSRKYVNYVRDAEVVIPEYIYQCNSQTPSGESAFHSLMHSFGWAKNPMVKRLDKLDPALPITVLYGSRSWVDNSSGQVLSENRPGSSTYVQVINGAGHHVYLDKPELFNKFVLEACVRADERKDKPPAAIQAGEAPATEAGDSATATTPAS, encoded by the exons ATGCCAAGGTTTCATGAGCCATGTTCTTATATTTGGACTAAGCTTGTCTTACCTCTCATTTGCCATCTCATTATCACCATCTTAAG TTGGACGGGTGGGTGGTTCAGCTGGACTCGTCAGTCAGATGAGATGCTACGGAAcattgaaaagaaaatattatcat GTCTGAAAACAGCGTACAAGCGTTTCTACGTGGACATCGGGTCTGTAGTGGGGCAGAGCGACAAGATATGGACGATCTCCCTGAACGACGAGTCGCCCGCGACGCCACTGGTTATGCTGCACGGCATGGGAGCAGGAGTCGCGCTCTGGTGCCCTAACCTGGACGCACTCGCGGCTACGAGGCCCGTCTACGCCATCGATTTGCTGG GTTTCGGCCGTAGCTCGCGGCCCAAGTTCGCATCAGACGCGGCGAAGGTGGAAGCGCAGTGGGTGGAGTCGGTGGAGGAGTGGCGGCGCGAGGTCAACCTCGGGCAGGTCATCCTGCTGGGCCACAGCCTCGGCGGATACATCGCCACGGCCTACGCTATGAAGTACCCGGAGAG AGTCCGCCATTTAATCCTGGCCGACCCCTGGGGCTTCCCTGAAAAACCATCCAACGTATACGAGAAATACCAAGTCCCCTTATGGATACGCGCCGTGGCCACCGCTGTGCAACCTCTTAACCCGCTGTGGGCAGTTCGCGCCGCCGGGCCAGCTGGCAAGTGGCTGGTCAGCAAGACTCGTCCAGACTTGTCCAGGAAATACGTCAACTATGTGCGAGATGCCGAAGTCGTTATACCAGAGTACATCTATCAGTGCAACTCGCAGACACCCAG CGGAGAAAGCGCGTTCCACAGCTTGATGCACAGTTTCGGCTGGGCGAAGAACCCGATGGTGAAGCGTTTAGACAAGCTGGATCCAGCGCTTCCCATCACGGTGCTGTACGGCTCGCGCTCCTGGGTCGACAACAGTTCTGGCCAGGTGCTCAGCGAGAACAGACCCGGCTCTAGCACCTACGTGCAG GTGATTAACGGAGCAGGCCACCACGTGTACCTGGACAAGCCGGAGCTCTTCAACAAGTTCGTCCTTGAGGCGTGTGTTCGCGCAGACGAGCGCAAAGATAAGCCCCCAGCTGCCATTCAGGCCGGCGAAGCGCCCGCCACGGAAGCGGGAGACTCCGCCACCGCGACCACCCCCGCCTCTTGA
- the LOC135079865 gene encoding (Lyso)-N-acylphosphatidylethanolamine lipase isoform X5, whose product MGYINWTGGWFSWTRQSDEMLRNIEKKILSCLKTAYKRFYVDIGSVVGQSDKIWTISLNDESPATPLVMLHGMGAGVALWCPNLDALAATRPVYAIDLLGFGRSSRPKFASDAAKVEAQWVESVEEWRREVNLGQVILLGHSLGGYIATAYAMKYPERVRHLILADPWGFPEKPSNVYEKYQVPLWIRAVATAVQPLNPLWAVRAAGPAGKWLVSKTRPDLSRKYVNYVRDAEVVIPEYIYQCNSQTPSGESAFHSLMHSFGWAKNPMVKRLDKLDPALPITVLYGSRSWVDNSSGQVLSENRPGSSTYVQVINGAGHHVYLDKPELFNKFVLEACVRADERKDKPPAAIQAGEAPATEAGDSATATTPAS is encoded by the exons ATGGGATACATCAA TTGGACGGGTGGGTGGTTCAGCTGGACTCGTCAGTCAGATGAGATGCTACGGAAcattgaaaagaaaatattatcat GTCTGAAAACAGCGTACAAGCGTTTCTACGTGGACATCGGGTCTGTAGTGGGGCAGAGCGACAAGATATGGACGATCTCCCTGAACGACGAGTCGCCCGCGACGCCACTGGTTATGCTGCACGGCATGGGAGCAGGAGTCGCGCTCTGGTGCCCTAACCTGGACGCACTCGCGGCTACGAGGCCCGTCTACGCCATCGATTTGCTGG GTTTCGGCCGTAGCTCGCGGCCCAAGTTCGCATCAGACGCGGCGAAGGTGGAAGCGCAGTGGGTGGAGTCGGTGGAGGAGTGGCGGCGCGAGGTCAACCTCGGGCAGGTCATCCTGCTGGGCCACAGCCTCGGCGGATACATCGCCACGGCCTACGCTATGAAGTACCCGGAGAG AGTCCGCCATTTAATCCTGGCCGACCCCTGGGGCTTCCCTGAAAAACCATCCAACGTATACGAGAAATACCAAGTCCCCTTATGGATACGCGCCGTGGCCACCGCTGTGCAACCTCTTAACCCGCTGTGGGCAGTTCGCGCCGCCGGGCCAGCTGGCAAGTGGCTGGTCAGCAAGACTCGTCCAGACTTGTCCAGGAAATACGTCAACTATGTGCGAGATGCCGAAGTCGTTATACCAGAGTACATCTATCAGTGCAACTCGCAGACACCCAG CGGAGAAAGCGCGTTCCACAGCTTGATGCACAGTTTCGGCTGGGCGAAGAACCCGATGGTGAAGCGTTTAGACAAGCTGGATCCAGCGCTTCCCATCACGGTGCTGTACGGCTCGCGCTCCTGGGTCGACAACAGTTCTGGCCAGGTGCTCAGCGAGAACAGACCCGGCTCTAGCACCTACGTGCAG GTGATTAACGGAGCAGGCCACCACGTGTACCTGGACAAGCCGGAGCTCTTCAACAAGTTCGTCCTTGAGGCGTGTGTTCGCGCAGACGAGCGCAAAGATAAGCCCCCAGCTGCCATTCAGGCCGGCGAAGCGCCCGCCACGGAAGCGGGAGACTCCGCCACCGCGACCACCCCCGCCTCTTGA
- the LOC135079865 gene encoding (Lyso)-N-acylphosphatidylethanolamine lipase isoform X3 codes for MGYINVVSRTWIGSILSIIWNWTGGWFSWTRQSDEMLRNIEKKILSCLKTAYKRFYVDIGSVVGQSDKIWTISLNDESPATPLVMLHGMGAGVALWCPNLDALAATRPVYAIDLLGFGRSSRPKFASDAAKVEAQWVESVEEWRREVNLGQVILLGHSLGGYIATAYAMKYPERVRHLILADPWGFPEKPSNVYEKYQVPLWIRAVATAVQPLNPLWAVRAAGPAGKWLVSKTRPDLSRKYVNYVRDAEVVIPEYIYQCNSQTPSGESAFHSLMHSFGWAKNPMVKRLDKLDPALPITVLYGSRSWVDNSSGQVLSENRPGSSTYVQVINGAGHHVYLDKPELFNKFVLEACVRADERKDKPPAAIQAGEAPATEAGDSATATTPAS; via the exons ATGGGATACATCAA TGTAGTAAGCCGAACATGGATTGGAAGTATCTTATCCATTATATGGAA TTGGACGGGTGGGTGGTTCAGCTGGACTCGTCAGTCAGATGAGATGCTACGGAAcattgaaaagaaaatattatcat GTCTGAAAACAGCGTACAAGCGTTTCTACGTGGACATCGGGTCTGTAGTGGGGCAGAGCGACAAGATATGGACGATCTCCCTGAACGACGAGTCGCCCGCGACGCCACTGGTTATGCTGCACGGCATGGGAGCAGGAGTCGCGCTCTGGTGCCCTAACCTGGACGCACTCGCGGCTACGAGGCCCGTCTACGCCATCGATTTGCTGG GTTTCGGCCGTAGCTCGCGGCCCAAGTTCGCATCAGACGCGGCGAAGGTGGAAGCGCAGTGGGTGGAGTCGGTGGAGGAGTGGCGGCGCGAGGTCAACCTCGGGCAGGTCATCCTGCTGGGCCACAGCCTCGGCGGATACATCGCCACGGCCTACGCTATGAAGTACCCGGAGAG AGTCCGCCATTTAATCCTGGCCGACCCCTGGGGCTTCCCTGAAAAACCATCCAACGTATACGAGAAATACCAAGTCCCCTTATGGATACGCGCCGTGGCCACCGCTGTGCAACCTCTTAACCCGCTGTGGGCAGTTCGCGCCGCCGGGCCAGCTGGCAAGTGGCTGGTCAGCAAGACTCGTCCAGACTTGTCCAGGAAATACGTCAACTATGTGCGAGATGCCGAAGTCGTTATACCAGAGTACATCTATCAGTGCAACTCGCAGACACCCAG CGGAGAAAGCGCGTTCCACAGCTTGATGCACAGTTTCGGCTGGGCGAAGAACCCGATGGTGAAGCGTTTAGACAAGCTGGATCCAGCGCTTCCCATCACGGTGCTGTACGGCTCGCGCTCCTGGGTCGACAACAGTTCTGGCCAGGTGCTCAGCGAGAACAGACCCGGCTCTAGCACCTACGTGCAG GTGATTAACGGAGCAGGCCACCACGTGTACCTGGACAAGCCGGAGCTCTTCAACAAGTTCGTCCTTGAGGCGTGTGTTCGCGCAGACGAGCGCAAAGATAAGCCCCCAGCTGCCATTCAGGCCGGCGAAGCGCCCGCCACGGAAGCGGGAGACTCCGCCACCGCGACCACCCCCGCCTCTTGA
- the LOC135079866 gene encoding DNA replication licensing factor MCM4, whose product MSTPSKRPPSQASSEAPTPSRRTRSSQQLVVPETPQRSTGTPSKDGTPGTPRRTPRTPRTPGGASASSPARALASSPLGTDIDMSSPLNYGTPSSLSTPRSLMRGAMTPARQRADLRGHQLAPNVPAPTPTRRAEDGAAETAPSSEPQLVVWGTDVAITECREKFIKFIQRFVEPTAITNEPLYEQKLEEIFTLEEPFLDVDCDHVRVFDPKLHRQLICYPQEVVPAFDAAVNELFFEKYPAAVLEHQIQVRPFNAPQRHMRDLNPEDIDQLVTISGMVIRTSTIVPEMREAYFRCAVCGSATAAELERGRVPEPAHCSHCSTAHCFQLIHNRSHFSDKQLVKLQESPDDMPAGRTPATVSVMAHGALVECVGAGERVSVTGVFRAAPASVNPRKATLKALHRTHIDALHYKKVHSDRLLETEEGKEHRFPPERIELFKALASQPDCYERLARAIAPSIYENIDIKKGVLLQLLGGTKKNFNAAGRTHFRSEINILLCGDPGTSKSQLLRWVHALVPRAQYTSGRGSSAVGLTAYVTKDPDTRQLVLQTGALVLADNGICCIDEFDKMNDSTRSVLHEVMEQQTLSIAKAGIICQLNARTSILAAANPAESQWNKNKTIVENVQLPHTLMSRFDLIFLVLDPQDEVFDRRLATHLVSLYYKDPADAQDEEDVVDMALMRDYIVFAKEHVQPTLSEAAQQRLIDAYVDMRRVGSGRGQISAYPRQLESLIRLAEAHARMRLSSVVELSDVDEAARLHREALKQSATDPASGRIDVGILTTGLGAAARRRRADLVAALKDLMQPYSKAHTITHAKILQEINANSQLTVSRDLLDEALRDLQDEGKVVVVSHTHLRLC is encoded by the exons ATGTCTACTCCATCAAAACGCCCGCCGTCACAAGCCTCATCCGAGGCCCCAACACCTTCAAGGAGGACACGCTCATCTCAACAGCTCGTCGTGCCGGAGACTCCCCAGCGATCCACCGGTACACCATCTAAAG ATGGAACCCCAGGCACTCCGCGGCGCACCCCGCGGACCCCGCGCACCCCCGGCGGCGCCTCGGCCTCGTCCCCGGCGCGAGCGCTGGCTTCAAGTCCTCTGG GTACAGACATAGACATGAGTTCTCCACTCAACTATGGAACCCCAAGCTCTCTTAGTACTCCCCGCTCACTGATGCGAGGTGCCATGACGCCGGCCCGCCAGAGAGCCGACCTTAGAGGCCATCAGCTGGCCCCTAACGTGCCTGCGCCTACTCCTACAAGACGG GCAGAAGATGGTGCCGCCGAAACTGCGCCATCCAGTGAGCCCCAACTGGTGGTGTGGGGAACAGACGTGGCCATCACAGAGTGCCGCGAGAAATTCATCAAGTTCATCCAACGGTTCGTCGAACCCACCGCAATCACCAACGAACCCTTATACGAACAGAAGTTAGAAGAG ATCTTTACCCTCGAAGAACCATTCCTGGATGTAGATTGCGATCACGTCAGAGTATTCGACCCTAAACTGCACAGGCAGCTAATCTGCTACCCACAAGAG GTGGTTCCAGCGTTTGACGCGGCAGTAAACGAGTTGTTCTTCGAGAAATACCCAGCGGCCGTGCTTGAGCATCAGATACAAGTTCGTCCGTTCAATGCTCCTCAGAGACACATGCGAGATCTAAATCCAGAGG ACATCGACCAGCTGGTAACAATATCGGGCATGGTGATCCGCACGTCAACTATCGTTCCCGAGATGCGCGAAGCTTACTTTCGTTGCGCCGTCTGTGGCTCGGCCACCGCGGCGGAGTTGGAGCGAGGTCGCGTGCCGGAACCGGCTCACTGCTCGCACTGCAGCACGGCGCATTGCTTCCAGCTTATCCACAACCGCTCGCACTTCAGCGATAAACAGCTGGTCAAGCTTCAGGAGTCGCCTG ACGACATGCCAGCCGGTCGCACGCCAGCCACAGTGAGCGTCATGGCTCACGGAGCCCTAGTGGAATGCGTAGGCGCAGGCGAGCGTGTGAGCGTGACTGGCGTATTCCGTGCTGCACCCGCTTCTGTTAACCCGCGTAAAGCCACGCTGAAGGCGCTGCATAGAACACATATTGACGCCCTGCATTACAAGAAAGTACATAGCGATAGGCTGCTGGAAACAGAAGAAGG AAAAGAACACCGCTTCCCGCCAGAACGTATTGAGCTGTTCAAGGCCCTAGCAAGCCAGCCGGACTGTTACGAGCGTCTAGCGCGAGCCATAGCGCCTTCCATCTACGAGAACATTGACATCAAGAAGGGCGTGTTGCTGCAACTGCTGGGCGGCACCAAGAAGAACTTTAACGCTGCTGGGAGAACTCATTTCAG GTCGGAGATCAACATCTTACTGTGCGGCGACCCGGGCACCAGCAAGTCGCAGCTGCTGCGCTGGGTGCACGCGCTCGTGCCGCGCGCGCAGTACACGTCGGGCCGCGGCTCCTCCGCCGTCGGGCTCACCGCCTACGTCACCAAGGACCCCGACACGCGCCAGCTGGTGTTGCAAAC AGGTGCATTGGTACTTGCTGACAACGGAATATGCTGCATTGATGAATTTGACAAAATGAACGACTCCACTCGCAGTGTTCTTCATGAG GTAATGGAACAGCAGACATTGTCAATCGCCAAAGCGGGTATCATCTGCCAACTGAACGCTCGCACGTCGATCCTGGCAGCCGCCAACCCCGCCGAATCTCAGTGGAATAAAAATAAGACCATTGTTGAGAACGTACAGCTACCACATACATTGATGTCCAG ATTCGACCTGATATTCTTAGTGCTGGACCCGCAAGACGAGGTGTTCGACAGGCGGCTGGCCACGCATCTGGTCTCGCTGTACTACAAGGACCCCGCTGACGCTCAAGATGAGGAAGACGTTGTT GACATGGCGTTGATGCGCGATTACATCGTGTTCGCGAAGGAACACGTGCAGCCGACGCTTAGTGAAGCGGCGCAGCAGAGACTAATTGACGCCTACGTCGATATGAG GCGCGTTGGCAGCGGGCGCGGGCAGATCTCCGCCTACCCTCGTCAGCTGGAATCGCTCATCCGTTTAGCCGAGGCGCACGCGCGAATGCGGCTCTCCTCCGTCGTCGAGTTATCAGACGTCGACGAGGCCGCCAG ACTCCACCGCGAAGCGCTAAAGCAGTCAGCGACCGACCCGGCGTCAGGTCGCATCGACGTGGGCATCTTAACCACAGGCCTGGGAGCCGCCGCGCGCAGACGCCGCGCCGACCTGGTAGCGGCGCTCAAGGACCTCATGCAGCCTTACTCTAAGGCGCACACCATCACGCACGCGAAGATACTGCAGGAGATCAACGCCAACTCGCAGCTT ACGGTATCGCGCGATTTGCTGGACGAAGCGCTGCGGGACCTGCAAGACGAAGGGAAGGTGGTGGTGGTCAGCCACACCCACCTGCGGTTATGTTAA